Proteins co-encoded in one Erinaceus europaeus chromosome 2, mEriEur2.1, whole genome shotgun sequence genomic window:
- the ZNF628 gene encoding zinc finger protein 628 isoform X9: protein MLPALCASRPRRQEAAARRELQVPACPARPRGAPERGARRRPMGRGQGGVSAECVVTRGGDVGVCVRERPPIKVGCRAPGPAGRERAPAPPPPLPAAPPGAPPSRRPPRAGSGAQRLAPLVGAAGVMVGAHAAMAPASTAEGAAEKPEKPGPAAPGAAASQYECGECGKSFRWSSRLLHHQRTHTGERPYKCADCPKAFKGSSALLYHQRGHTGERPYQCADCPKAFKRSSLLQIHRSVHTGLRAFTCGQCGLAFKWSSHYQYHLRQHSGERPYACPDCPKAFKNSSSLRRHRHVHTGERPYACGVCGKSFTQSTNLRQHQRVHTGERPFRCPLCPKTFTHSSNLLLHQRTHGAAPGPQPPPLPLQEPSGPRVPSAGPAAATPAVPVPAAAPVAFLSAPSPPAPTPPAPPPVVPELFLAAAETAVELVCRCAGCELAFGSEEQLLQHQPCPGPAVPPAPQEAVPDPLGTELPALLQPGPTQAAAPAAPGFACLPCGKAFRTVGGLSRHQHSHAPASGQAFRCGSCDAAFPQLSSLLAHQQSHVEEAAAGRPPPQAEAAEVTCPQEPPAPTTPNPAPAAPAATAAERPYKCAECGKAFKGSSGLRYHLRDHTGERPYQCGECGKAFKRSSLLQIHQRVHTGLRAFTCGQCGLTFKWSSHYQYHLRLHSGERPYACGECGKAFRNTSCLRRHRHVHTGERPHACGVCGKSFAQTSNLRQHQRVHTGERPFRCPLCPKTFTHSSNLLLHQRTHSAERPFACPVCGRGFVMAAYLQRHLRTHAPAGQPAPAPAPARLAAAPAASPATQDVHVLPHLQATLSLEVAGGSAQGPGPAPNSQAFLLVQTAQGLQLIPSRVQPPPLPPPPAPPKLILLPSSTPAGGNGHQGQRVVGKAGQAAGVVWLPGPGALGVQGGGNSGVSGGGQGLIVLQNVGGGNSGPQEVSRVQLLPLRPAQEVTTVQLQPLQPAQEVTTVQLQPLQPAQEVTTVQLQPAKEVTTVQLQPLRQAQEVTTVQLQPLRQSQEVTTVQLQPLQPAQEMTTVQLQPLRPAQEVTTVQLQPLRPAQEVTTVQLQPVAGQLSNSSGGTMATEGPNLLVVQSGAAEELLAGSGPGEAGDGEADGGVVQDVLFETLQTDDGLQSVLVLSGADGEQTQLCVQEVEALPPALAEPPAPGPQGQKLLIIRAPASELLEGAGGAATLQLLAPQPPAPAPAVPQVVQVLPAGAAPGAPAPQSLPAIQIVQAMPAVQLVHTF, encoded by the exons gtgtgaTGGTGGGCGCGCACGCGGCCATGGCGCCCGCCTCCACGGCGGAGGGGGCGGCGGAGAAGCCGGAGAAGCCGGGCCCCGCAGCCCCCGGCGCGGCCGCCTCGCAGTACGAGTGCGGGGAGTGCGGGAAGTCCTTCCGCTGGTCGTCGCGGCTCCTGCACCACCAGCGCACCCACACCGGGGAGCGGCCCTACAAGTGCGCCGACTGCCCCAAGGCCTTCAAGGGCTCGTCGGCGCTGCTGTACCACCAGCGCGGCCACACGGGCGAGCGGCCCTACCAGTGCGCCGACTGCCCCAAGGCCTTCAAGCGCTCGTCGCTGCTGCAGATCCACCGCAGCGTGCACACCGGCCTGCGCGCCTTCACCTGCGGCCAGTGCGGCCTGGCCTTCAAGTGGTCGTCGCACTACCAGTACCATCTGCGGCAGCACTCGGGCGAGCGGCCCTACGCCTGCCCCGACTGCCCCAAGGCCTTCAAGAACTCGTCCAGCCTGCGGCGCCACCGCCACGTGCACACGGGCGAGCGGCCCTACGCCTGCGGGGTCTGCGGCAAGAGCTTCACGCAGAGCACCAACCTGCGGCAGCACCAGCGCGTGCACACGGGCGAGCGCCCCTTCCGCTGCCCGCTCTGCCCCAAGACCTTCACGCACTCGTCCAACCTGCTGCTGCACCAGCGCACGCACGGCGCCGCCCCGGGCCCGCAGCCGCCGCCCCTCCCGCTGCAGGAGCCCTCGGGGCCCAGGGTCCCCTCCGCGGGCCCCGCCGCCGCCACCCCCGCCGTCCCCGTCCCCGCAGCGGCGCCCGTGGCCTTCCTGTCCGCCCCCAGCCCGCCCGCGCCCACGCCGCCCGCGCCCCCGCCCGTGGTGCCCGAGCTCTTCCTGGCGGCGGCCGAGACCGCGGTGGAGCTGGTCTGCCGATGCGCCGGCTGCGAGCTGGCCTTCGGCAGCGAGGAACAGCTCCTGCAGCACCAGCCCTGCCCCGGACCCGCGGTGCCGCCCGCGCCGCAGGAGGCCGTCCCCGACCCGCTGGGGACCGAGCTGCCCGCGCTGCTCCAGCCGGGCCCCACGCAGGCCGCCGCCCCCGCGGCCCCGGGGTTCGCCTGCCTGCCCTGCGGGAAAGCCTTCCGCACCGTGGGCGGCCTCTCCCGCCACCAGCACAGCCACGCGCCGGCCAGCGGCCAGGCCTTCCGCTGCGGCAGCTGTGACGCCGCCTTCCCGCAGCTCTCCAGCCTCCTGGCGCACCAGCAGAGCCACgtggaggaggcggcggcggggCGGCCGCCCCCGCAGGCCGAGGCGGCCGAGGTCACCTGTCCCCAGGAACCCCCCGCGCCCACCACGCCCAACCCCGCGCCTGCTGCTCCCGCTGCCACCGCCGCCGAGCGGCCCTACAAGTGTGCGGAGTGCGGGAAGGCCTTCAAGGGCTCCTCtgggctgcgctaccacctgcggGACCACACGGGCGAGCGGCCCTACCAGTGCGGCGAGTGCGGCAAGGCCTTCAAGCGCTCGTCGCTGCTGCAGATCCACCAGCGCGTGCACACCGGCCTGCGCGCCTTCACCTGCGGCCAGTGCGGCCTCACCTTCAAGTGGTCGTCGCACTACCAGTACCACCTGCGGCTGCACTCGGGCGAGCGGCCCTACGCCTGCGGCGAGTGCGGGAAGGCCTTCCGCAACACTTCGTGCCTGCGGCGCCACCGCCATGTGCACACGGGCGAGCGGCCGCACGCCTGCGGGGTCTGCGGCAAGAGCTTCGCGCAGACGTCCAACCTGCGGCAGCACCAGCGTGTGCACACGGGCGAGCGCCCCTTCCGCTGCCCCCTCTGCCCCAAGACCTTCACGCACTCGTCCAACCTGCTGCTGCACCAGCGCACGCACTCGGCCGAGCGCCCCTTCGCCTGCCCGGTGTGCGGCCGCGGCTTCGTCATGGCGGCCTACCTGCAGCGCCACCTGCGGACTCACGCCCCCGCCGGGcagcccgcccccgcccccgcccccgcccggctGGCTGCGGCTCCGGCCGCCTCTCCGGCCACCCAGGACGTCCACgtcctcccccacctgcaggccacGCTCTCCTTGGAGGTGGCAGGGGGCTCGGCCCAGGGCCCAGGCCCGGCTCCCAACTCGCAGGCGTTTCTCCTGGTGCAGACCGCACAGGGGCTGCAGCTCATCCCCAGCCGCGTGCAGCCGCCCCCGCTCCCGCCCCCGCCGGCCCCCCCCAAGCTCATCCTGCTGCCCTCCAGCACCCCTgcgggggggaatggccaccagggccAGCGGGTGGTGGGGAAAGCTGGGCAGGCTGCTGGGGTGGTCTGGCTGCCCGGGCCTGGGGCgctgggggtgcagggagggggCAACTCGGGGGTTagtgggggagggcagggcctCATTGTTTTACAGAATGTGGGGGGTGGGAACTCGGGGCCTCAGGAAGTGAGTCGAGTGCAGCTGCTGCCCCTCCGGCCGGCCCAGGAG GTGACCACGGTCCAGCTGCAGCCTCTCCAGCCGGCCCAGGAG GTGACCACAGTCCAGCTGCAGCCTCTCCAGCCGGCCCAGGAG GTGACCACGGTCCAGCTGCAGCCGGCCAAGGAGGTGACCACGGTCCAGCTCCAGCCCCTCCGGCAGGCCCAGGAGGTGACCACGGTCCAGCTCCAGCCCCTCCGGCAGTCCCAGGAGGTGACCACGGTCCAGCTGCAGCCTCTCCAGCCGGCCCAGGAGATGACCACGGTCCAGCTGCAGCCACTCCGGCCGGCCCAGGAGGTGACCACGGTCCAGCTGCAGCCCCTCCGGCCGGCCCAGGAGGTGACCACGGTCCAGCTGCAGCCTGTGGCAGGCCAGCTGTCCAATTCCAGCGGGGGGACCATGGCCACGGAGGGCCCCAACCTGCTGGTGGTTCAGAGTGGGGCGGCCGAGGAGCTGCTGGCGGGCTCAGGCCCCGGGGAGGCGGGGGACGGCGAGGCGGACGGCGGTGTGGTGCAGGACGTGCTTTTCGAGACTCTGCAGACGGACGACGGCCTGCAGAGCGTGCTGGTGCTGAGCGGGGCGGACGGGGAGCAGACGCAGCTCTGCGTGCAGGAGGTGGAGGCCCTGCCTCCCGCCCTGGCCGAGCCGCCGGCCCCGGGGCCTCAGGGCCAGAAGCTGCTCATCATCCGCGCGCCGGCCTCGGAGCTGCTGGAGGGCGCGGGCGGTGCCGCCACGCTGCAGCTCCTGGCCCCGCAGCCCCCCGCGCCCGCTCCCGCCGTGCCGCAGGTGGTGCAGGTGCTGCCCGCGGGCGCTGCGCCCGGCGCCCCGGCGCCCCAAAGCCTGCCGGCCATCCAGATCGTGCAGGCCATGCCCGCCGTGCAGCTGGTGCACACCTTCTGA
- the ZNF628 gene encoding zinc finger protein 628 isoform X5, with protein MLPALCASRPRRQEAAARRELQVPACPARPRGAPERGARRRPMGRGQGGVSAECVVTRGGDVGVCVRERPPIKVGCRAPGPAGRERAPAPPPPLPAAPPGAPPSRRPPRAGSGAQRLAPLVGAAGVMVGAHAAMAPASTAEGAAEKPEKPGPAAPGAAASQYECGECGKSFRWSSRLLHHQRTHTGERPYKCADCPKAFKGSSALLYHQRGHTGERPYQCADCPKAFKRSSLLQIHRSVHTGLRAFTCGQCGLAFKWSSHYQYHLRQHSGERPYACPDCPKAFKNSSSLRRHRHVHTGERPYACGVCGKSFTQSTNLRQHQRVHTGERPFRCPLCPKTFTHSSNLLLHQRTHGAAPGPQPPPLPLQEPSGPRVPSAGPAAATPAVPVPAAAPVAFLSAPSPPAPTPPAPPPVVPELFLAAAETAVELVCRCAGCELAFGSEEQLLQHQPCPGPAVPPAPQEAVPDPLGTELPALLQPGPTQAAAPAAPGFACLPCGKAFRTVGGLSRHQHSHAPASGQAFRCGSCDAAFPQLSSLLAHQQSHVEEAAAGRPPPQAEAAEVTCPQEPPAPTTPNPAPAAPAATAAERPYKCAECGKAFKGSSGLRYHLRDHTGERPYQCGECGKAFKRSSLLQIHQRVHTGLRAFTCGQCGLTFKWSSHYQYHLRLHSGERPYACGECGKAFRNTSCLRRHRHVHTGERPHACGVCGKSFAQTSNLRQHQRVHTGERPFRCPLCPKTFTHSSNLLLHQRTHSAERPFACPVCGRGFVMAAYLQRHLRTHAPAGQPAPAPAPARLAAAPAASPATQDVHVLPHLQATLSLEVAGGSAQGPGPAPNSQAFLLVQTAQGLQLIPSRVQPPPLPPPPAPPKLILLPSSTPAGGNGHQGQRVVGKAGQAAGVVWLPGPGALGVQGGGNSGVSGGGQGLIVLQNVGGGNSGPQEVSRVQLLPLRPAQEVTTVQLQPLQPAQEVTTVQLQPLQPAQEVTTVQLQPLRQAQEVTTVQLQPAKEVTTVQLQPLRQAQEVTTVQLQPLRQSQEVTTVQLQPLQPAQEMTTVQLQPLRPAQEVTTVQLQPLRPAQEVTTVQLQPVAGQLSNSSGGTMATEGPNLLVVQSGAAEELLAGSGPGEAGDGEADGGVVQDVLFETLQTDDGLQSVLVLSGADGEQTQLCVQEVEALPPALAEPPAPGPQGQKLLIIRAPASELLEGAGGAATLQLLAPQPPAPAPAVPQVVQVLPAGAAPGAPAPQSLPAIQIVQAMPAVQLVHTF; from the exons gtgtgaTGGTGGGCGCGCACGCGGCCATGGCGCCCGCCTCCACGGCGGAGGGGGCGGCGGAGAAGCCGGAGAAGCCGGGCCCCGCAGCCCCCGGCGCGGCCGCCTCGCAGTACGAGTGCGGGGAGTGCGGGAAGTCCTTCCGCTGGTCGTCGCGGCTCCTGCACCACCAGCGCACCCACACCGGGGAGCGGCCCTACAAGTGCGCCGACTGCCCCAAGGCCTTCAAGGGCTCGTCGGCGCTGCTGTACCACCAGCGCGGCCACACGGGCGAGCGGCCCTACCAGTGCGCCGACTGCCCCAAGGCCTTCAAGCGCTCGTCGCTGCTGCAGATCCACCGCAGCGTGCACACCGGCCTGCGCGCCTTCACCTGCGGCCAGTGCGGCCTGGCCTTCAAGTGGTCGTCGCACTACCAGTACCATCTGCGGCAGCACTCGGGCGAGCGGCCCTACGCCTGCCCCGACTGCCCCAAGGCCTTCAAGAACTCGTCCAGCCTGCGGCGCCACCGCCACGTGCACACGGGCGAGCGGCCCTACGCCTGCGGGGTCTGCGGCAAGAGCTTCACGCAGAGCACCAACCTGCGGCAGCACCAGCGCGTGCACACGGGCGAGCGCCCCTTCCGCTGCCCGCTCTGCCCCAAGACCTTCACGCACTCGTCCAACCTGCTGCTGCACCAGCGCACGCACGGCGCCGCCCCGGGCCCGCAGCCGCCGCCCCTCCCGCTGCAGGAGCCCTCGGGGCCCAGGGTCCCCTCCGCGGGCCCCGCCGCCGCCACCCCCGCCGTCCCCGTCCCCGCAGCGGCGCCCGTGGCCTTCCTGTCCGCCCCCAGCCCGCCCGCGCCCACGCCGCCCGCGCCCCCGCCCGTGGTGCCCGAGCTCTTCCTGGCGGCGGCCGAGACCGCGGTGGAGCTGGTCTGCCGATGCGCCGGCTGCGAGCTGGCCTTCGGCAGCGAGGAACAGCTCCTGCAGCACCAGCCCTGCCCCGGACCCGCGGTGCCGCCCGCGCCGCAGGAGGCCGTCCCCGACCCGCTGGGGACCGAGCTGCCCGCGCTGCTCCAGCCGGGCCCCACGCAGGCCGCCGCCCCCGCGGCCCCGGGGTTCGCCTGCCTGCCCTGCGGGAAAGCCTTCCGCACCGTGGGCGGCCTCTCCCGCCACCAGCACAGCCACGCGCCGGCCAGCGGCCAGGCCTTCCGCTGCGGCAGCTGTGACGCCGCCTTCCCGCAGCTCTCCAGCCTCCTGGCGCACCAGCAGAGCCACgtggaggaggcggcggcggggCGGCCGCCCCCGCAGGCCGAGGCGGCCGAGGTCACCTGTCCCCAGGAACCCCCCGCGCCCACCACGCCCAACCCCGCGCCTGCTGCTCCCGCTGCCACCGCCGCCGAGCGGCCCTACAAGTGTGCGGAGTGCGGGAAGGCCTTCAAGGGCTCCTCtgggctgcgctaccacctgcggGACCACACGGGCGAGCGGCCCTACCAGTGCGGCGAGTGCGGCAAGGCCTTCAAGCGCTCGTCGCTGCTGCAGATCCACCAGCGCGTGCACACCGGCCTGCGCGCCTTCACCTGCGGCCAGTGCGGCCTCACCTTCAAGTGGTCGTCGCACTACCAGTACCACCTGCGGCTGCACTCGGGCGAGCGGCCCTACGCCTGCGGCGAGTGCGGGAAGGCCTTCCGCAACACTTCGTGCCTGCGGCGCCACCGCCATGTGCACACGGGCGAGCGGCCGCACGCCTGCGGGGTCTGCGGCAAGAGCTTCGCGCAGACGTCCAACCTGCGGCAGCACCAGCGTGTGCACACGGGCGAGCGCCCCTTCCGCTGCCCCCTCTGCCCCAAGACCTTCACGCACTCGTCCAACCTGCTGCTGCACCAGCGCACGCACTCGGCCGAGCGCCCCTTCGCCTGCCCGGTGTGCGGCCGCGGCTTCGTCATGGCGGCCTACCTGCAGCGCCACCTGCGGACTCACGCCCCCGCCGGGcagcccgcccccgcccccgcccccgcccggctGGCTGCGGCTCCGGCCGCCTCTCCGGCCACCCAGGACGTCCACgtcctcccccacctgcaggccacGCTCTCCTTGGAGGTGGCAGGGGGCTCGGCCCAGGGCCCAGGCCCGGCTCCCAACTCGCAGGCGTTTCTCCTGGTGCAGACCGCACAGGGGCTGCAGCTCATCCCCAGCCGCGTGCAGCCGCCCCCGCTCCCGCCCCCGCCGGCCCCCCCCAAGCTCATCCTGCTGCCCTCCAGCACCCCTgcgggggggaatggccaccagggccAGCGGGTGGTGGGGAAAGCTGGGCAGGCTGCTGGGGTGGTCTGGCTGCCCGGGCCTGGGGCgctgggggtgcagggagggggCAACTCGGGGGTTagtgggggagggcagggcctCATTGTTTTACAGAATGTGGGGGGTGGGAACTCGGGGCCTCAGGAAGTGAGTCGAGTGCAGCTGCTGCCCCTCCGGCCGGCCCAGGAG GTGACCACGGTCCAGCTGCAGCCTCTCCAGCCGGCCCAGGAG GTGACCACAGTCCAGCTGCAGCCTCTCCAGCCGGCCCAGGAGGTGACCACGGTCCAGCTCCAGCCCCTCCGGCAGGCTCAGGAGGTGACCACGGTCCAGCTGCAGCCGGCCAAGGAGGTGACCACGGTCCAGCTCCAGCCCCTCCGGCAGGCCCAGGAGGTGACCACGGTCCAGCTCCAGCCCCTCCGGCAGTCCCAGGAGGTGACCACGGTCCAGCTGCAGCCTCTCCAGCCGGCCCAGGAGATGACCACGGTCCAGCTGCAGCCACTCCGGCCGGCCCAGGAGGTGACCACGGTCCAGCTGCAGCCCCTCCGGCCGGCCCAGGAGGTGACCACGGTCCAGCTGCAGCCTGTGGCAGGCCAGCTGTCCAATTCCAGCGGGGGGACCATGGCCACGGAGGGCCCCAACCTGCTGGTGGTTCAGAGTGGGGCGGCCGAGGAGCTGCTGGCGGGCTCAGGCCCCGGGGAGGCGGGGGACGGCGAGGCGGACGGCGGTGTGGTGCAGGACGTGCTTTTCGAGACTCTGCAGACGGACGACGGCCTGCAGAGCGTGCTGGTGCTGAGCGGGGCGGACGGGGAGCAGACGCAGCTCTGCGTGCAGGAGGTGGAGGCCCTGCCTCCCGCCCTGGCCGAGCCGCCGGCCCCGGGGCCTCAGGGCCAGAAGCTGCTCATCATCCGCGCGCCGGCCTCGGAGCTGCTGGAGGGCGCGGGCGGTGCCGCCACGCTGCAGCTCCTGGCCCCGCAGCCCCCCGCGCCCGCTCCCGCCGTGCCGCAGGTGGTGCAGGTGCTGCCCGCGGGCGCTGCGCCCGGCGCCCCGGCGCCCCAAAGCCTGCCGGCCATCCAGATCGTGCAGGCCATGCCCGCCGTGCAGCTGGTGCACACCTTCTGA
- the ZNF628 gene encoding zinc finger protein 628 isoform X2 — protein MLPALCASRPRRQEAAARRELQVPACPARPRGAPERGARRRPMGRGQGGVSAECVVTRGGDVGVCVRERPPIKVGCRAPGPAGRERAPAPPPPLPAAPPGAPPSRRPPRAGSGAQRLAPLVGAAGVMVGAHAAMAPASTAEGAAEKPEKPGPAAPGAAASQYECGECGKSFRWSSRLLHHQRTHTGERPYKCADCPKAFKGSSALLYHQRGHTGERPYQCADCPKAFKRSSLLQIHRSVHTGLRAFTCGQCGLAFKWSSHYQYHLRQHSGERPYACPDCPKAFKNSSSLRRHRHVHTGERPYACGVCGKSFTQSTNLRQHQRVHTGERPFRCPLCPKTFTHSSNLLLHQRTHGAAPGPQPPPLPLQEPSGPRVPSAGPAAATPAVPVPAAAPVAFLSAPSPPAPTPPAPPPVVPELFLAAAETAVELVCRCAGCELAFGSEEQLLQHQPCPGPAVPPAPQEAVPDPLGTELPALLQPGPTQAAAPAAPGFACLPCGKAFRTVGGLSRHQHSHAPASGQAFRCGSCDAAFPQLSSLLAHQQSHVEEAAAGRPPPQAEAAEVTCPQEPPAPTTPNPAPAAPAATAAERPYKCAECGKAFKGSSGLRYHLRDHTGERPYQCGECGKAFKRSSLLQIHQRVHTGLRAFTCGQCGLTFKWSSHYQYHLRLHSGERPYACGECGKAFRNTSCLRRHRHVHTGERPHACGVCGKSFAQTSNLRQHQRVHTGERPFRCPLCPKTFTHSSNLLLHQRTHSAERPFACPVCGRGFVMAAYLQRHLRTHAPAGQPAPAPAPARLAAAPAASPATQDVHVLPHLQATLSLEVAGGSAQGPGPAPNSQAFLLVQTAQGLQLIPSRVQPPPLPPPPAPPKLILLPSSTPAGGNGHQGQRVVGKAGQAAGVVWLPGPGALGVQGGGNSGVSGGGQGLIVLQNVGGGNSGPQEVSRVQLLPLRPAQEVTTVQLQPLQPAQEVTTVQLQPAQEVTTVQLQPLQPAQEVTTVQLQPLRQAQEVTTVQLQPAKEVTTVQLQPLRQAQEVTTVQLQPLRQSQEVTTVQLQPLQPAQEMTTVQLQPLRPAQEVTTVQLQPLRPAQEVTTVQLQPVAGQLSNSSGGTMATEGPNLLVVQSGAAEELLAGSGPGEAGDGEADGGVVQDVLFETLQTDDGLQSVLVLSGADGEQTQLCVQEVEALPPALAEPPAPGPQGQKLLIIRAPASELLEGAGGAATLQLLAPQPPAPAPAVPQVVQVLPAGAAPGAPAPQSLPAIQIVQAMPAVQLVHTF, from the exons gtgtgaTGGTGGGCGCGCACGCGGCCATGGCGCCCGCCTCCACGGCGGAGGGGGCGGCGGAGAAGCCGGAGAAGCCGGGCCCCGCAGCCCCCGGCGCGGCCGCCTCGCAGTACGAGTGCGGGGAGTGCGGGAAGTCCTTCCGCTGGTCGTCGCGGCTCCTGCACCACCAGCGCACCCACACCGGGGAGCGGCCCTACAAGTGCGCCGACTGCCCCAAGGCCTTCAAGGGCTCGTCGGCGCTGCTGTACCACCAGCGCGGCCACACGGGCGAGCGGCCCTACCAGTGCGCCGACTGCCCCAAGGCCTTCAAGCGCTCGTCGCTGCTGCAGATCCACCGCAGCGTGCACACCGGCCTGCGCGCCTTCACCTGCGGCCAGTGCGGCCTGGCCTTCAAGTGGTCGTCGCACTACCAGTACCATCTGCGGCAGCACTCGGGCGAGCGGCCCTACGCCTGCCCCGACTGCCCCAAGGCCTTCAAGAACTCGTCCAGCCTGCGGCGCCACCGCCACGTGCACACGGGCGAGCGGCCCTACGCCTGCGGGGTCTGCGGCAAGAGCTTCACGCAGAGCACCAACCTGCGGCAGCACCAGCGCGTGCACACGGGCGAGCGCCCCTTCCGCTGCCCGCTCTGCCCCAAGACCTTCACGCACTCGTCCAACCTGCTGCTGCACCAGCGCACGCACGGCGCCGCCCCGGGCCCGCAGCCGCCGCCCCTCCCGCTGCAGGAGCCCTCGGGGCCCAGGGTCCCCTCCGCGGGCCCCGCCGCCGCCACCCCCGCCGTCCCCGTCCCCGCAGCGGCGCCCGTGGCCTTCCTGTCCGCCCCCAGCCCGCCCGCGCCCACGCCGCCCGCGCCCCCGCCCGTGGTGCCCGAGCTCTTCCTGGCGGCGGCCGAGACCGCGGTGGAGCTGGTCTGCCGATGCGCCGGCTGCGAGCTGGCCTTCGGCAGCGAGGAACAGCTCCTGCAGCACCAGCCCTGCCCCGGACCCGCGGTGCCGCCCGCGCCGCAGGAGGCCGTCCCCGACCCGCTGGGGACCGAGCTGCCCGCGCTGCTCCAGCCGGGCCCCACGCAGGCCGCCGCCCCCGCGGCCCCGGGGTTCGCCTGCCTGCCCTGCGGGAAAGCCTTCCGCACCGTGGGCGGCCTCTCCCGCCACCAGCACAGCCACGCGCCGGCCAGCGGCCAGGCCTTCCGCTGCGGCAGCTGTGACGCCGCCTTCCCGCAGCTCTCCAGCCTCCTGGCGCACCAGCAGAGCCACgtggaggaggcggcggcggggCGGCCGCCCCCGCAGGCCGAGGCGGCCGAGGTCACCTGTCCCCAGGAACCCCCCGCGCCCACCACGCCCAACCCCGCGCCTGCTGCTCCCGCTGCCACCGCCGCCGAGCGGCCCTACAAGTGTGCGGAGTGCGGGAAGGCCTTCAAGGGCTCCTCtgggctgcgctaccacctgcggGACCACACGGGCGAGCGGCCCTACCAGTGCGGCGAGTGCGGCAAGGCCTTCAAGCGCTCGTCGCTGCTGCAGATCCACCAGCGCGTGCACACCGGCCTGCGCGCCTTCACCTGCGGCCAGTGCGGCCTCACCTTCAAGTGGTCGTCGCACTACCAGTACCACCTGCGGCTGCACTCGGGCGAGCGGCCCTACGCCTGCGGCGAGTGCGGGAAGGCCTTCCGCAACACTTCGTGCCTGCGGCGCCACCGCCATGTGCACACGGGCGAGCGGCCGCACGCCTGCGGGGTCTGCGGCAAGAGCTTCGCGCAGACGTCCAACCTGCGGCAGCACCAGCGTGTGCACACGGGCGAGCGCCCCTTCCGCTGCCCCCTCTGCCCCAAGACCTTCACGCACTCGTCCAACCTGCTGCTGCACCAGCGCACGCACTCGGCCGAGCGCCCCTTCGCCTGCCCGGTGTGCGGCCGCGGCTTCGTCATGGCGGCCTACCTGCAGCGCCACCTGCGGACTCACGCCCCCGCCGGGcagcccgcccccgcccccgcccccgcccggctGGCTGCGGCTCCGGCCGCCTCTCCGGCCACCCAGGACGTCCACgtcctcccccacctgcaggccacGCTCTCCTTGGAGGTGGCAGGGGGCTCGGCCCAGGGCCCAGGCCCGGCTCCCAACTCGCAGGCGTTTCTCCTGGTGCAGACCGCACAGGGGCTGCAGCTCATCCCCAGCCGCGTGCAGCCGCCCCCGCTCCCGCCCCCGCCGGCCCCCCCCAAGCTCATCCTGCTGCCCTCCAGCACCCCTgcgggggggaatggccaccagggccAGCGGGTGGTGGGGAAAGCTGGGCAGGCTGCTGGGGTGGTCTGGCTGCCCGGGCCTGGGGCgctgggggtgcagggagggggCAACTCGGGGGTTagtgggggagggcagggcctCATTGTTTTACAGAATGTGGGGGGTGGGAACTCGGGGCCTCAGGAAGTGAGTCGAGTGCAGCTGCTGCCCCTCCGGCCGGCCCAGGAG GTGACCACGGTCCAGCTGCAGCCTCTCCAGCCGGCCCAGGAGGTGACCACGGTCCAGCTGCAGCCGGCCCAGGAGGTGACCACAGTCCAGCTGCAGCCTCTCCAGCCGGCCCAGGAGGTGACCACGGTCCAGCTCCAGCCCCTCCGGCAGGCTCAGGAGGTGACCACGGTCCAGCTGCAGCCGGCCAAGGAGGTGACCACGGTCCAGCTCCAGCCCCTCCGGCAGGCCCAGGAGGTGACCACGGTCCAGCTCCAGCCCCTCCGGCAGTCCCAGGAGGTGACCACGGTCCAGCTGCAGCCTCTCCAGCCGGCCCAGGAGATGACCACGGTCCAGCTGCAGCCACTCCGGCCGGCCCAGGAGGTGACCACGGTCCAGCTGCAGCCCCTCCGGCCGGCCCAGGAGGTGACCACGGTCCAGCTGCAGCCTGTGGCAGGCCAGCTGTCCAATTCCAGCGGGGGGACCATGGCCACGGAGGGCCCCAACCTGCTGGTGGTTCAGAGTGGGGCGGCCGAGGAGCTGCTGGCGGGCTCAGGCCCCGGGGAGGCGGGGGACGGCGAGGCGGACGGCGGTGTGGTGCAGGACGTGCTTTTCGAGACTCTGCAGACGGACGACGGCCTGCAGAGCGTGCTGGTGCTGAGCGGGGCGGACGGGGAGCAGACGCAGCTCTGCGTGCAGGAGGTGGAGGCCCTGCCTCCCGCCCTGGCCGAGCCGCCGGCCCCGGGGCCTCAGGGCCAGAAGCTGCTCATCATCCGCGCGCCGGCCTCGGAGCTGCTGGAGGGCGCGGGCGGTGCCGCCACGCTGCAGCTCCTGGCCCCGCAGCCCCCCGCGCCCGCTCCCGCCGTGCCGCAGGTGGTGCAGGTGCTGCCCGCGGGCGCTGCGCCCGGCGCCCCGGCGCCCCAAAGCCTGCCGGCCATCCAGATCGTGCAGGCCATGCCCGCCGTGCAGCTGGTGCACACCTTCTGA